The following nucleotide sequence is from Streptobacillus felis.
ATGTACCAAATCCAGTAGAAGTTTTAACAAAGTCAGCATTTGCATTTAATGATAATTCACATGCTAACATTTTTTGTTCATCATTTAAATAACATGTTTCTATAATTACTTTTAATACATTTTTACCAATAGCTTCTTTTATAGCACGAATTTCATTTTCAACGTATTTTGAATCTCCTTCTAATAGTTTACCTACATTGATAACCATGTCTATTTCATTTGCACCATTTTCTATTGCCTCTTTTGCCTCAAATACTTTAGCAGTTGTAGTCATAGCTCCTAAAGGAAATCCTATAACTGCAGCAATTTTTACATCGCTACCCTCTAAATTACTTTTAGCTTCTTTAACATAACATCCATTTACACATACTGAATAAAAACCATACTCTTTAGCTTCATCACATAATTTTTTTATATCTGATGATTTAGTTGTAGCCTTTAAAACAGTATGATCAATATATTTTGCAATATTTAACATATTAATTCCTCCTATACTTATTCTACTATATCTAATATTGGTGTAACAACACTTGAAATTTCATTACCTATTACATATGATTCTAATATCATTTCTTTAGAAACATTAACTTTACTATCATCATTATAGTAAATTTTAGCAATTACTTCATCTTTTTCTACTCTATCTCCAACTTTTTTCAGTATTTTTATACCTACTGCATGATCAATTATAGATTCTTTTGTTTCTCTACCAGCACCAATAACCATTGCTGCTTTACCTATTTCTTCAGTTTTAATTTTAGATACTAAACCAGAAGAAATTGATTTAACTTCTAAAACATTTTTAGCTGTTGGAAGTAATGAGTAATCATTAATTATTTCAGGATTTCCTCCGCTTTCTTTTATATAGTTTGCAAAATATTCTAAAGGTTTACCTGTTTTTATTATATCATCAATAATTTTTTTACCTTCAGATATTTCCTTTATATCTCCTTTAGCTTTCAACGCTAATGAAACTATAGTATATACAACTTCTTTTAAATCACTAGATATATTGCCTTTAAGTGCTTCTATCCCTTCTATTATTTCTAATGCATTACCTATATTATGACCTAAAGGTTCATCCATATTAGATAAAACTACTTTTACTTGTCTATTAGTACCTTTACCAATAGCAACCATTCTTTTCGCTAATTCTCTAGCAATATCTAAAGTTTTCATAAATGCTCCATCTCCAACTTTTACATCTAAGATGATAACATCATTTTGTATAGCAAGTTTTTTACTCATAATACTACTTGCAATTAATGGTATAGATGGTACTGTAGCTGTTACATCTCTAAGAGCATATATTTTTTTATCAAGGGGTACTATCTTATCACTTGAACCCATTAATCCAATACCTGTTTTCATTGCTATTTCAGATAACTCTTCTTTAGTATTAGAGAAATTAAAACCTTCAATAGACTCAAATTTGTCTATAGTTCCACCTGTATGACCCAAACCTTTACCAGAAAGTTTTGCAGTTGCCATACCTAAAGATGCAAGTATAGGTGCTAAAACAACAGTTACTTTATCTCCTACTCCACCTGTACTATGTTTATCTACAAGAAACTTATTAATTTTTGGAAATTCAATAATATCTCCTGAATTTCTCATAGTCATTGTAAAATCAACTAACTCCCTATCAGTCATTCCTTGAAAATATGTTGCCATTAAAAATGATGCAATTTGATATTCAGGAACTTTTTCTTGCATATACTCATTTAATAAAAATTCAATTTCTTGAGTACTTAATTCAAATCCATCTCTTTTACTTTGAATAATATCAACAACTCTCATAGTATTTCCTTTCATTTTATTAATATTATATTATTAAAATATTTAATTATAAGAAAACTTAGATAAAAAAACAGGAAGCTAATTCCTGTTTTTTTTACCTTAGGTTGAATTTATTGCAACTAAGTATATTAATAATATTTATTTTATAGTTTCAATATAATTGTACCTCTATTTTATTTATTTGTCAATATTTTTATTTTACAGGTCCATTTGGATCTACAACTATTTTTCCTGATTTTATATCTTCTATTATTGAATTAATTTTATCTATATTTTCTTGACCTATAATATCACGTGTAAATTCAAAATCAGTAACGCCTAAACCATTATCTTTTACACCTAAATATTTTACTCCACCTTTAAATTCATTGTTTAAAACAGATTTTATACTTTCATATACTCCAGTATCCACTCTTTTAATCATAGAAGTAAGTATATGTCCTGGAACTTCACCATCTTGATTTGAATCTACTCCTATTCCATAAACCTTCATTTCTTCTACAGCTTTAAATACACCTGAACCTGAAGCTCCTGCAGCATGCATTACAACATCTGCTCCTTTACTAATTATAACTTCAGTTAATTGTTTTGCTGCAACAGGATCATTAAACGAATCAGAACCATTAATATATGAAATTAAAACATTAATATCTGGTTTAATGTATTTTGTACCTTGAAAATATCCTGTAGCAAATCTATAAATTACTGGTGCTTCAACACCACCTATAAATCCTATAGTATTTGTTTTTGTCATCATAGCAGCAAGTGCTCCAGTTAAGAAAGTACACTTTTGTTCATCATAAACAATTGATAATACATTATCTTTACCCTCAATAACATCATCTATCATTACGAATTTTTGATTAGGATATTCCTCTCCAACAGCTATTAAAGCTTCTGTAATAGTAAATCCAATACCTATTATTAATTCATATTCCCCAGTTTGAGCATATTCTGATAATACATTTTTTGCTTCATCCGA
It contains:
- the deoC gene encoding deoxyribose-phosphate aldolase — encoded protein: MLNIAKYIDHTVLKATTKSSDIKKLCDEAKEYGFYSVCVNGCYVKEAKSNLEGSDVKIAAVIGFPLGAMTTTAKVFEAKEAIENGANEIDMVINVGKLLEGDSKYVENEIRAIKEAIGKNVLKVIIETCYLNDEQKMLACELSLNANADFVKTSTGFGTSGATFEDVILMKKMVGDKAEVKASGGVKSFETAEKYIEIGATRLGTSSGVEILTGAKVDPTTY
- a CDS encoding BMP family lipoprotein → MKKIITLMTFLFFFVFSCGNKEEVKEVSTAKKIAIVYSTGGKGDKSFNDSAYMGIQQAIKDFGIEVSEYEPKDTSDEAKNVLSEYAQTGEYELIIGIGFTITEALIAVGEEYPNQKFVMIDDVIEGKDNVLSIVYDEQKCTFLTGALAAMMTKTNTIGFIGGVEAPVIYRFATGYFQGTKYIKPDINVLISYINGSDSFNDPVAAKQLTEVIISKGADVVMHAAGASGSGVFKAVEEMKVYGIGVDSNQDGEVPGHILTSMIKRVDTGVYESIKSVLNNEFKGGVKYLGVKDNGLGVTDFEFTRDIIGQENIDKINSIIEDIKSGKIVVDPNGPVK
- a CDS encoding thymidine phosphorylase; translated protein: MRVVDIIQSKRDGFELSTQEIEFLLNEYMQEKVPEYQIASFLMATYFQGMTDRELVDFTMTMRNSGDIIEFPKINKFLVDKHSTGGVGDKVTVVLAPILASLGMATAKLSGKGLGHTGGTIDKFESIEGFNFSNTKEELSEIAMKTGIGLMGSSDKIVPLDKKIYALRDVTATVPSIPLIASSIMSKKLAIQNDVIILDVKVGDGAFMKTLDIARELAKRMVAIGKGTNRQVKVVLSNMDEPLGHNIGNALEIIEGIEALKGNISSDLKEVVYTIVSLALKAKGDIKEISEGKKIIDDIIKTGKPLEYFANYIKESGGNPEIINDYSLLPTAKNVLEVKSISSGLVSKIKTEEIGKAAMVIGAGRETKESIIDHAVGIKILKKVGDRVEKDEVIAKIYYNDDSKVNVSKEMILESYVIGNEISSVVTPILDIVE